CTTATATATCCATTCAGTTATTTAATAAACacttattgaatgcctactacgtatcaaacatttttccttttagttcaaGAGACACAGCCATGCATTAAAAAGACATGGTCTCTGCTATGTTCAAGCTTATTTTCTAGTCAGAGGAGAAATATTGTAAATTAATAAACAGGTAAATAAggtaatttgaaaatgttttaaatactttatgaAGTAAAAATAAGTGAGGCGATATCATAAGTGGTGGAGTACTTTAGGGAAGGCAGCATTGAGGGGGTTCTGTAATATCAGGTAGAGTCAGACATGAGATGAGTCAGAGTGAGAATTAGTGTaacaggcagaagaaagaaagacaaaatcttGGGATGGCAAAGAATGTCTTGTTTGAGGAATGGGGAGGAGACCAATGAGGCCAAAGCTGAGTGGGTTAAGGGGTGATAATAGGGGAGAGCACTTTGAAATAAGgttggagagggagaaatgggccaGTTCATAGGGAAACGGTTATGAACAAGAGATGATGATGGCTTAGACTTGGGTGATACTTGCAGGGAATGGAAAGCCATAAATGAATTTGGGGTGTGTGTTGGAGGTAGAAAATATAGAACCTGTGGATAAATGGGATGTGAGagtccaagaaaaataaatcaaggatgCGTCTTGGGTTTCTGGCTTAAACACTGGGTATGATAAAGCCATTTACTGAAATTAGAGTGTTCATAGGAGACAGTTAAGAGAGGTGaattaaatttgaatattaaaattgAAGCATACATTAAGCTTAAGTGTGAAGTAGGCAGTTGGCTATGTGAAACTCTGCAGAGTTCAGCAAAGAGGCCACCAGCCTACAGATTTTTTCTAAAGGCAGAAATGGTCAAGTTTAAGAATTAAGAATCGTAAGAATTTTAAGGCAGGAAAATGATTGGGATTGAACAAGAACGCTTAGAAAGTGAATGGAGTTAAGGACAGATGAGAGGGAAGAGCTCTGAAAACAAACATCTagagatgagcagagggagagccaggAAAGCAAATTGAGGTgaagccatcagaaaaaaaaaaaaaaaaaagttaaattctcAGAGGTCACAAGACCATGGAAGCCAACAGAATATCCAACACTGTTGAGAGGTCATGTCAGATGAGCACCAGGAAGTGTGCACTGGATTTGGAAATATGAAGGTTTTTAAGAACATAAGCTAGATTGGAGTGTGTTGTTAGTGAAATAGAATATAAGGAAATAAGGATGAGTTCAGCATTTTTAAGTTAGCCTCACTACATTTCactaaaaggaggaaaggaaaatgaagtttttgttttttttttttaaagatgagatatTTGAGAGTAGTGGAAGCgtattatttttttgccttttggtaaTATCTGAaccctttcatttttaaggaatTCCTAAAATGCCTTAAATTATGAATTATGGAATTTTGAATCTCTGTGGGAGGCAGAGGCTTCCTTCATTGTACAAGGTGAAAATGCCAGACACTTACTTTGTCAGCAACCCTAACAGGTAGGATGTGGGTATATGAAACAGGCTTCCCCAATCAGACACGCTGCCTCAGATGGGAAATTGGGAGCTTGGATGAAGTTGGAATCAGGAGAAACATTTTCTGGTGCAGCAGTGGTTGTGGTAAGCCTGTTTGTGGGGGCAATACTGCCTACAGTGCTGAAGTCAGATTCCAGGATGGTGATACCACCTGCAGTGTCCTGCTAAAATCAGGTTTGTCGGCTTCCTCTAATGACAACTAACAAACCATTTGCATAACACATATGCTGATGGAGATGATCAGGAGGAGACATTGATGATGCTGAAAAGAAGGTAACTGCAAGAAGAAATGTGTAGAATGTGACAGGGAAAGGATGCAAAGAATGTCGATATCCAGGTGAAACAGTTACATATATAGGCAGATACTGAACAAGGACCTGAATACTCACCATATGCTAAGCTATTGTAAATAAGAAAGATAATCCCTTTCCTCTAAATGTTAGTAGTTCCTCAGGAATTAATATGTATGTGAATCACCTGGGAATGTTGTAGATTCTGACTTAGTACAAGTGGGATGAGgtctgaaattctgcatttcttttctttttctatttaaagattttatttatttgagagagagcatgaacaggtaggaggggcagaaggatagggagaagcaggctccccgctgagcggcaggggtgggggtggcgacgctccatcccaggatgctgggatcatgacctgagcctaaggtagacactcaactgtctgagccactgaaattctgcatttgtaataaactcccaggtgatgctgatagATATTACTCTACTGATCCTAGGATATTTCGAATAGTAAAGATTTAGAGGATATTAGTGATAAAAATGAAACTTTGGAGTCTGTGTAGCTGGGAGAATGGCTAGCCATAGAAATATCAAGGAGTTTGGGGAGAGAACAGATAAACTTGGTATCTGCAAATACTTTTGTAAGAGAGATTGGGATTTGAGCACTTGATATTTAGACTTACCAGCCTGTGAAGACATGAACACTGAAGTTTGGTTAGTAAATGAGAAAAGTAGTCTGTAGGTAGAAACTTTACTCCCTTTAAGGCATAAATCAAGCCAGAAGGAGCCAAAGCTGTTACTGTAGTGTTTCCAACAATCTTAGGAGAGGGGAAAGATTAAAAACTAAGGACTAATAGATTAACACCAAAACTGGATAAaatctagtattttttaaatgtcagactTCACGATTTTAGGATTTAATTTCACGGCATTACAGCAACTTCCAAAGAAAAggacaataaaagaaataaaattatacatgtgTTTGTCTCAAAGGAACTTGTAAGTGAAACCCAGTTGCTAGGTCACCTAACAAACAAGCAAAATGCCGATCTCCCCCTCTCAGTACcaaaaaatcagaaacattttAGAAAGAGGGACAGGAAAATGAGTCACCGATAAAACTGTGTTCTGAATTTACAACTCTAAGGATAAACATATGATGTAGTTTGTTTATAAAAGTTTCAGTAATGAATTCACAAGTAGATGCTTTCCATCAAAACTGCCATATTCAGTATAATATGCAGCAGTGAGAATGGTTTTGACAGATTATCAATATTGTAGTCTTATCAAAAGCAATGTGCTAGAATGCATTTGTCTAAAATGGCATTGCCTCCTAATAGGATTTTGTTAAATGACAACGTCAGGGCTTTTACAGGTCCAAACTTAGATGTGGGCTCAGAAAAGTTACTTGATAAAAGCCTTGACAGATAAGACCACTGAATTTTGTTCTGCTGACATTATGACCAGGTAATGGGCACTGGACAAATTAAGATAAACCCTTTTTAAAGGCATATAGTCAATGGGGAACATTTTGCCTGTATCACTGACTTTATCTGAATTCTTCCAGTTGACTGGAGCATGCCCAGGTCCTTATAGAATAATGGCCACTGTTCAAGTTGTAAATTTACCAAGATTAGTGAgtattgtgttctttttttttttttttttttttagtattgtgTTCATATAGAAAACAGTTCCTATCTTGGGTAAAGTTACATGGATAATATGGCTATTATGATAATAAAAACTGCAAATTACTTCTTTGATGACAGAATGAAGGATTTTGGTATGATATGAATGAGCTCAATTGGTTCAATATTCTACTTTGGCTTAATTCTATGCCCGGGCTGGTCTGCCCCATAGACCAGCAGGCTCACGAACAGAAGTAACTTCCTCAGAAGGCTACCAGTCAGATTCAGGGGCACAGAGAAGTCCTGCTATCCAAAAATTAAACTCCCCATTCATTGCTGTGTTTACGGTCTTCCTTTTACTTAAGACTTAGAACCTCGAGAATCTCTTTTCTGTAACCAAGTAATATAGACAAGTGAAAAGTTCTATGAGAGGACAAGGATGGACCAGCTATTTTGCTATAGCAGATCAAGAAAGACATGATAGAAGTGAACTATTCTTGATTAGGTCTTGAGAGCTAGTAAAGGTAAGGTGGTGGAAAagtgtgccaggcactctacTTTTGTATCCTACCTCTTACATGGGGTACAGGTAGCAGAAGGGTAAAGGTGGGAAACTTTCAGTACGGAGGACAAGGTCAGAAAGAGGTCTGTAAAACAGATTTAAGATTTCTGGTTCACCAGGCAATAGTCAAGACCTGCTTGCAGTTCAAGTACTAGATTCAATAGGTACTTACTGGGTACTTTAAGTGGTAGACACGGCCAGTGATTTTTAGCATTACCAAAATTTATAATCAAAACATTGAAGTAGTTTTGTCACAAAGATTTCAATATTGGactattctttccattttgagaaaaaaagaaacattcctCCACTATTTCTAAATTCactgtccacttttttttttttaaaacctggcATCCATTTCTATTTATGATTACATTTAAACAATTTGGCAATGGAAAATGTGATGactattttatgaaaaaaggaaaactgcatataaggctaatttaaaaaaaatgaggtattATGCAATGCTAGTTTTTAGAATTCCATCATAAATATACAGTTGACCACTGTTAAGGACTGAATATATATTCTCCCCAAATTagtatgttgaaaccctaaccacCAATATGagggtatttggaggtgggattTTGGGGAAGCAATTCAGTTTAGATGAGATTATGAAGATGAACCTCCCCATGATGTGCTTAGTGTCCTTAGAAGATGAAGAGACTAAAGCTCtctgccatatgaggacacagcaagaaggcagtcATCTGCAAGCCACAAAGAGCATCCTCAACAATAACTGAATTTATCCTCAGATTCTTTTGGACTTCCCAGCATCtacaactgtgagaaataaagatCTGTTTAACCCACCCAGCCTACagaattttgttatagcagcccgaGCTAAGACAACCACCAATTAATAGAAAAGTACCCTTTTATTGAGAGGTAAGACAAGTGTATTTACAATATTCAATTGTTAGGTCATATACTCTGACTGTGAGACTTTTTGAAGCAGCAATATTTCAGGAATTACAATTTATAAGGGGAAATGAAAAACATTGCAAGTATGTTTCTGTtacagaaaatacatttgaacAACGCCAGGTACACTTAAGGCTAAGTAGTATTAGaccttttcttccatctttataGCAATAATCAAAGTACATTTTTGTCACAAAGAGAGAAGGCTaattttggaaaggaagaaacaatataATGTACAGTGCTTTCTGTCAGAAGactaatatgtttaaaaatagagCCTCATCAGTGGTTCTGAGTAAGAAATATACAATGCTGCCAAGCAGTCCCCAACTCACATTTGAAATTAACTTGTGGACTCTTTGAAAACTGCTCCAGCCTCTCAATCTTACTAAGGACTGGGAGATTATCAAATCCTTCACACCAACTTCTAATAATACTTCTGAAGtaagattttgaaaaagagaTCTGTTACAGTGCAAAGAACATTTTGATAGAAATTCATGTCTACAAAGGAGTTAAATAATACAGATGTTCCTTACATTAGCAGATATTGTTCTTGTTCTAAAAAGATAGAATTATCTAGCCACTGAAAATAATATGGATCAGTCAAAAATATGTATAAGAGTCCTACAGGGCAACTTGTATAAGTCGATCcccaaaatatgtatatatttgacaCTCTCCAAATGAGGATATTACTTTTTTGAAGAACATTAGACACAACACTAGGTCTCTTATTATTCCATGAACTATTGAGGTAGGAGTCTCATTTTGTCAATATCATCTAGTTTCACAGATTATGTCATAAGTCAAATGCCAGTACCAAAAGACAGTAATCCACAAGACTGAACCATTAAACTATATACCAAGTCTTTCCTTCTTTAGACAAGCAAGGATGGGAGTTTTCTGTGCATCGAGATTTAACTAAAATAACATAAGCTGTGATATATTTTGTAGACATGtttgtaaataaaaatcacaaatttcaGTTATGATTTTGTGCATTAAAAAGCTTTGCAActgttaaaaaagtaaaagtgcaATCATTAGTGGTAAAACAAATAGTACTATGGCTGTTGAAATGTGTTCTTACATCTACCAGAAAAGCTGCCATGTCGGAAAACTACTAATGAAAAAATGGCCACTGTCAGTCAAGCATCAATggtagaaaaaaacaacacatttttttagtgtcatatttttaagaaactatagcccatttaattataataaactaACTTTAGCATGTGAAATTCAGATATTTTCTCCATGAATTCAAGATGAAGAGTGATCTTATGAAGCATTCAACATGCATATTGATTTTTGTTaggaaaaagctaaaaataaagggaaactcCACTTTACATGAAAAGCTCTTACCAAATATAAGTTTAACCTTTTAACATATTACATCTTAAAGTAAACATTATCAATagttatttaatttatgaaaagtaaaatgataacatcactactaaaataaaaacaataaaacaaaaaagaaagaaaaactacacCATGACAGAAAAATCCATTTGGTTTGCATCGTTTGGTATCTTAAAGAAAAGACTATCCAATGAAACAAGGCACGTAACAGACTACTTCATGGTTTTTGTTAGATGCTTACATGTAACGAAGGATACAGATAATTAGGTCAGACTCTCAGGAAGTAGAAGTAGTTCCGGAGTGTTTAGTTATAAAGAATGACCTCTGCGTATTCTGACAGTGAATATCTAGTTCAGATTTTCATCtggctttaaaatattaagaatcagAAGAAccacaaatgttttatttttaccatacatttacaaaaaaaaaaaaaagtgattcataCATCAAAACTGGGTTTTCCTTGgttttaatacattaaaatgacATAATCCAATCTAACTCATGCATCACTTTCAGAGACACAGCGCAACTGGAAATACTTTTACCATTCCAGTGGATATTTCTAAAAAGCAAATGCCTACAGTGCTCCAGCACCTCcaatataagaaaagaaacaggcagCAGAGTTCTCCAAGGATGGCTGTTTCACACATTGtggataaacaataaaaattgcCTTCAAGAGTTTCAATAAGTATTGTAACATAGATTCACCTCCTTTAGTTTGCTTGCTGACTTCTTAGATCACTTGATTAGAAGCCTGATCTCATTGCCTCTTTATTAACTGCTATTGGTACTTTGTAGACTATACGTTTTAAACTTCTGTAAAGAACATTACAAGCTATTTCATGTAATTTAATTTTGTGCTGAATATTcttcaaagtattttataaataatacaatattttaaatgagtctTCAATTCATTCGTTGTTATACCATATTGTTGCTTTCTCCAACTTTATCTACAAACtgcaagaagaaaaaacagataattaaaagaaaacccacagcattataaaaacatatcaacattttaaatgttgattAAAAAACCCAGCTTTATAAGATTTGTGGAAATTTAAGGCATGACTGACAATGGTTATTAATCCAGTACTACTCACTACCATCTCCTGACACATAAATGTgtattaaaaaattttcttttctaaggtAGTTTTTGCATGACATGTTATGCATATGACTTTAAGGGTACAACACGAGAAATACAACACAATGAACAAAAAAAttggataaaatgaaattaacaCTGCTAgcttaacaaaaaattaaaaaatgaaaagctgagaTGTCAGCCATTCATGCATTAATGAACCCAATAAGGCATTTCAACTGACCATTACTGAGGATCTCTTCTGGGCCTATGTAGTCTTTGAACAAACAGATTTAACTCCATTAAGTTCAATAATTAACAACAGCTATTgactaaaaatactttaaatgtgtAATCTGGGCTTCAGACTGCAAGTGGTAATGACATTAAAAATAGATGTAATGAGGCAAGCATAAATTTATAGCTcctgaatataaattttaacaCACATTAATTTAAGTGGTTATTTACTTTGGCTACTCCACCCCAAATGTAAAGCAACTGGGCCTTCTTCAGCATTCCAGATGGTGATGCGaatattgaaacaaaataattagTGGAGATATTAAAAGTTATGTAACCCAAGTGGTCATAACACTATCAATATCTAGCAATCGCTTAACCCTTCCTTTCATTTCACTATTCACATTTTTACTGAACCATGaagtaataataaaaggaaacataatttACAGCATAGAGTGTCTATATATGCAAATACTGAAGAATCCTTAAATTAAGGACGTGAATAATGACTATAACTGTATAACGAAGTTTCGGTGAATCCAAAAGccattaagtaaaaacaaaattgactATACAGTATGAGTTTGGAGATTAATGCAAATGAAATCAGGACATACCCCCTATAAGCCCACATTCCAACATTTTATCTTCTTATAAATAGATGATTGGCACATGAAACTAAGAGTTGCTTTGAAAGTACTAtggagggacacctaggtggtggctcagtaggttaagtggctgcctttggctcaggtcgtgatcccagggtcctgggattgagccccacatcagattccctgctccatggggagcctgcttctccctgcctctgcctccttctctcttctttctctgtctctcatgaataaataaaaaaatcttaaaaaaaaagaaaaaagaaaaaaagaaagtaccatGGATTCATTAGGATTTTAAGGTAAATATAAGTGGAGAGAAAGCACAACAATCTCTCTCCAAAGGTAACTTCAAATATCTAGGTTGTTACCtaggctgtatttttttttttttttttaagattttatttgagagagagagagagaatgagtggggcagggaggggaagaaggagagggagaagcaggctccccgttgagcagggagcccaccatgaggctccatcctaggaccttgggaaaTGCaaaagctgaaagcagatgtttaactggcttgagccacccaagtgcccctaggcTGTAAAATTCTGACTCTAAAATCGACTTGAGGTTGGAAATGAGATTTTGTCTTACAGCAAAACCTATTCATTCTTCAGTGGGTAAGCCATCCTTTAGCTGATAATCTAGTAAATGCTATGGATTCTCTCTCTAGAAACATCTACAAACATCTGTAAACAACTTTAGAAAGTTGATGGCCCAATTTGGAGGAAGAGATTTAATGAGATCTTTCAAACTGTAGAGAGCTGGGAACAGAATTTTATCATCTGACTTCCAGTATAATAGTGCTTGATTTAATTGTCTTAATGCACGCTATTTGGTGACACagtctaagaaagaaaatatttattagaaataatgatGTCCTTTTTACATAATAGcttctaaaattagaaatcatGTAAAAGTTAATTGAAAAATGtcttgaactaaaaaaaaaggtagcataGCATACCAACCTGaattacatttaaagtaaaaaaaccGATAGTATTAAAAATGGATGTAGGGAAATcaatttcaggtttttttatGGTTAGCAATGATGATTTTCTCTGGTATTCATGGTAACCATGATCTATGGTGACGTGACAatttatatcataataaaaaaacttATTATTAATTAGGTATCAATTACTTGTATTTCTAGGAGTAGAAAGCATCAAAGAATATTATTCTTGATATTGatggtttaaaaattttatttctaatacatGATAACTTACTGATCTAATTCCAGGTAAATTCAAGAGGGATCCAAGGACTGGCACTCTTCTAATAAAGCCAATGACCACAGGAAAGAAGCccctggaagaaggaaaaaggttCTCAGAACTTAAAGATTCTTTATTATCAAAATCAACAgctaaccaagaaaaaagaaaggatccagttaaaattttaaatgtcttagaGACTTCACATTTCAAATGTTACCTTTAGTGGTAATGTTTCTTACCTCTCCCTGAATTTGATCTCTTTCTTAATTATACTCCTATAGTATTTTGCTTATACACCTATCACGCATTACTACTATATCCTGCTGGtatctttttgtctctttcccaTATCAGAAGTGAGAGATTCTCTAAAGTATATTTGATACTAATTCATTCTCCCATGAATAAAATGGCGTTTGGCAGATAGAAGACAAAGGATAtacatttcttgaataaataattaaaccaACCTTATTTAAAGGTATTTTCTCACATAGACTACTGTTTATTCACTTGGCAACTAGCATTTGTAAATGTTAACTGATCAAAATCTACCATAGTGTATTCAGTATTAAATATGTACTAAACGAATTGTCACCAAGTGGCAATAATTATGCAGTATCAGGTGCGATGTATTAAAATgctgtatgcatatatgtatgtatcattGTTTAGCTGATAAAAATAGCAAAGTGCCTTAACAGAAAGACAGTGCCTTGAAACCCCAATAAAACGAATTTTATTGCGTTGaaattataagataatatatattctattggCAAATATCTaggttttataaacatttttgtagcTGACTGAATTATCTAGTAAGACTCAATAAAAGATTCAATGTAAACAAAAATCCATTTGAGAAAATTATGGTCTTTGTACCCATGCCAATGCAAATATCTGGGTTTTTGTAATAATTATTTGACATACTGGtttattaaaggagaaaaagtaaaagaaaataattgccttacctgaacaagagaaaaaatccATAAATTTCAAAGATCATGCCTATCAAAGGCCAACCAATAAGGACTACAAATACTCCACCCAGGAAAAATCCTGTagctttcattttatgtttttggaagAAGAATCTGAATGTTCTTTCTAAACCAATGACAAAAGCCAAACCAGCCACAAATAAAacctagaagagaaagaaaaagggaggtaGAAAAAGTAGTTAACCATACTGCATAACTCTGAAAAGCAAGGTCAAAGCTTAATATAAAAAGCAGCACATCTGGCTCTTAGTGTGGGCAACTGGCTTGTGGAACTGAGGATGCACGCCAAGAGGTAGAATCAAGGAGTGGGTTAAGCATGTGAAAGTTGAAGTTGGATTCCACTCTTCTCAGTCCTCTTCTTTTTTgattaaatggagaaaaagaaccaaagaaagaTCAAATGTTATCAATGGGCATGTACATATGCAATGGTTCTCCCAGGCAAGCTAAATGGAGACGGCTTTAGTTATGCAGATGAGTGTTTGGGCAAAAGAGGAAGGCTGGTCATAAAAATATGCCACCTGGAGGTACTCCTGGTTCTGCACACTTCACCACAGGCTACAGGAGTGCCTATGGATGGGAAAAATACTGACATGGCTAAGCTGATAGGAGAAACTATGTAAAGCCAGGAAAAGGATTCTAGTCTTACTAATCCCAGAATATCTGGTGgcagcagaaataaaaataaagttgtatattctcaaatatacatatattttgtatgttttcagagagtgagcaagaaatGGTGATCTCTTAAAAGCTTATTTTCCCCCAGGTTTTATTCCTAATACTTGCCTTTTTTTGTAACTACCTTGAATGAAAATTTTAACCAAGTACTGACTGAGCCTAATGGTTAAGGTTCATAGGCTCAAATAGCAGTGCTCcttatattattaattaaaatataaatttgattagttatcctttatatattctaatttccAATTAAAAGCCCTATGGTAATTGGTAATATACACTTCaaagatatttaatattattcattAACTTTGTTGTCTTCTTAAAAAGGTTATGATTTATCTCTAGAACTCTTGTACAATCTTCACAATGGACAACAAAGCACATTCcaaatacacaacacacacacctTTCTTGGCAAGTCGGCTGTTAATATACAGATATATTAAAAGGTTTAAATGGGTTTTAAAGATCTGTTTGTTTTATACTACTGAACCAAATGTTTCAAGTCATATGTTTTAAGTCAAACATATTAAGAAATTTGGGGGCTACCAAGTCACCTATTTTGAACTCCTATCTAGAGGCAGCCTGGATTTAATCCATTGATATTACATAACCAACACTCAACAGAGTAGTCATTCAAAAATCTCTAAATGCTTACCTTTTgtttaaatagttttcttttttaaaattttacttatttgacagagagagagagagtgcacaagcagggggatcagcaggcagagggagaagcaggctccccgctgggcagggagcctggatgaatgtggggcttgatcccaggaccctggtatcatgacctaaGAAGAAggaggatgcttaactgactgagccacccaggagccttaTTTCTGATGTAAAGAGAAGGTAATACCTGAGTAACAGTGAATTACTTCCCTCAAATTTAATAGCAGgcaattattcattttaattacaGTTTCCTTATGGATTTACTTAAAATATCTATTGAAAAACTCACATTTCCAATGGCCAGTAGTGCTTTGTCAAAAAAGAGAATCATTccaaagaacaggaaaaacaCTCCAAATCCTGTTAATCCCATTCCAATTTCTGCAATATAAGTTATATAGTTAAGggtagagaaaaacaaaagttacatTAAGATCCCCGTAAACTAAGTAAgacaatttttcagtttttcttttggttgataTAAGAAAATAGGTCCTCCACATTGCAGGTTAACTTTATGACATTCATTAAGCTCTATAATAAATTAACATCAGCAAACAactccaaaatttaaaatataaatggacaTTTCTATCCTTGTATGAAAGATAGCACTTCTCATAAACAAACACAGGAAAGATAATCAGGATTCTAAAcctttgattatatattttttccctcccaAGAACTCCATTGGCATCAGACCTAAGTATAAGGgttttcttttactatttatgTCCTTTCATATTCAATGACTATTATTTATATGCACAATATCTACAGTTACTCCTTTCCCTTCTTAAATTAATTCCTTCTTTAACTCAGTGGTAATGCTACCGTAGGTCGGCACAATATACTCTACTCCATGATATACTGCTTCTCACAATGGCAATATTTTGAGAATCACATTAGTGTCTCCTCATAAGTTAATTTTCAGGAGGTTAGGCattacttttaacttcttgatgGTATGGATTTATCTTCTATAAATTATCTAAACCATGAACCCATTAATGCATTTAGTGTATTAAGTCCTAAAATCCGCTCTCCAAAAGTTTCAAAGAACAGTTCTACTGAATATTAATATTCTGAGGTTTTACTCTTTTCATTCAAATACAAAAAATTGTTGATCAACTCCTAGATGCCAGAATCTCTTCTACGTACTGAGTGTACGGTGGTAAAAAAAAGTGTAAGCACTGATGTTTATGTTCATCCTTAATATAAAACACTAGTAATTTTATTACCTTTACATTCTGTTGGTCTTATCTTTTTAGCCTGAGGATTCTTAACTTTCTAAGATTACAGTTGTCCTTTTCTGTTAATCCTAAAAGCATAAGCCACAAAGTCACCCCCTTGGTCATTTTAGTTTTGCTCTCAGGAAATACTTACCAATCGTTATTTTACCTAGACACAGACTATCCGCAtgaaataatgaaacagcagaaaccATATTTTTGGAAACCCTATTTTAAATACACTATTAATGATTTCTGGTCTGTTACTTAACTTTTTGGCATTGGCTCCAGAAAGCCAAAATCTAGGTCATAGctactcaaaaaatttttaagcccTGGAAAATGTTCTGATGAGTTGAAAACTTCTATCATATACCTTTCTCTACATCCCCCACCTCCTCAATTTATAGTTAACTACTGCTTCCTTTCCAactacctttttt
Above is a window of Canis lupus baileyi chromosome 25, mCanLup2.hap1, whole genome shotgun sequence DNA encoding:
- the GOLT1B gene encoding vesicle transport protein GOT1B, whose amino-acid sequence is MISLTDTQKIGMGLTGFGVFFLFFGMILFFDKALLAIGNVLFVAGLAFVIGLERTFRFFFQKHKMKATGFFLGGVFVVLIGWPLIGMIFEIYGFFLLFRGFFPVVIGFIRRVPVLGSLLNLPGIRSFVDKVGESNNMV